From Alosa sapidissima isolate fAloSap1 chromosome 2, fAloSap1.pri, whole genome shotgun sequence, one genomic window encodes:
- the rsph1 gene encoding radial spoke head 1 homolog produces MSDAGSVDLDDEQGYLGEYEGERNEAGERHGFGRAVLPNGDTYQGLYENGKRCGQGTYRFKNGARYIGEYYQNLKHGHGIFYYPDGSKYEGSWVEDLRQGHGVYSYPNGDTYDGEWLRHQRQGQGVYVYKATGSQYCGSWAGGKMQGAGEIIHLNHRFQGNFHSNYPSGPGKYVFDIGCEQHGEYMQVEQDRGDGDEEESVSMQLKWKPKSVSGLTLWSPVKESTEGQVEKLKELKTQKVN; encoded by the exons ATGTCAGACGCCGGATCTGTGGATTTGGACGACGAACAGGGGTACCTTGGG GAGTACGAGGGGGAGCGGAATGAAGCCGGAGAAAGACATGGTTTTGGCAGAGCAGTACTACCAAACGGAGACACCTACCAGGGCCTGTACGAAAATGGCAAACGATGCGGTCAG GGAACTTACCGGTTCAAGAACGGTGCACGGTATATTGGAGAGTACTACCAAAACTTGAAGCATGGTCATGGGATTTTCTACTATCCGGATGGCTCCAAATACGAGG ggAGCTGGGTGGAGGACCTCAGACAAGGCCACGGGGTGTACTCGTACCCCAATGGAGACACATATGACGGGGAGTGGCTACGACATCAGAG gcaggggcagggtgtgtatgtgtacaaggCTACTGGTTCCCAGTACTGTGGCTCGTGGGCGGGGGGGAAGATGCAGGGCGCTGGAGAAATCATCCATCTCAACCACAGATTCCAGGGCAACTTCCACAGCAACTAC ccCTCAGGTCCAGGGAAGTATGTATTTGACATTGGCTGTGAGCAGCACGGGGAGTATATGCAAGTGGAGCAG GATCGAGGAGATGGAGATGAAGAGGAGTCTGTTTCTATGCAGCTGAAATGGAAACCCAAATCAGTCTCTGGACTCACACTGTGGAGTCCAGTCAAAGagagcacag AAGGGCAAGTGGAAAAGCTGAAAGAACTGAAGACACAAAAGGTCAACTGA